Proteins found in one Methanomassiliicoccus sp. genomic segment:
- a CDS encoding cysteine desulfurase, protein MAFDKVRQDFPLYSSEDKDIVYLDNACQTLRPRQVMEAMSEYYNDFPACGGRSVHRLATKVTMKVEEAREHVADFIGCSDPSCIVFTKNCTEALNLVAKGYPFRRGDAVLTTDMEHNSNHVPWLQQREVIGLEHRVVTTPTSGLFDVERYKVEISTQVAMVAMVHTNNVTGVTIPDKDIVQEAHDRGALVMLDGAQSAAHRPIDVEDLDVDFFTFSAHKMLGPSGVGVLYGKEHLLERLQPLIGGGGSVGLTDYEKVTFLPPPEKFEAGLMNYSGVIGTGAAVRYLDGLGMDAVAENDSKLNGIATVGLRELPSVSILEPQDARHRDGILSFNIRGMTSHDVAMIADEVAKVEIRSGMHCMHPYFLSRGIEGCARASFYIYNTEEECRRFVDTIKFVADTFSS, encoded by the coding sequence ATGGCCTTTGATAAGGTTCGACAAGATTTTCCGTTATATTCATCCGAGGACAAGGACATCGTCTACCTGGACAATGCCTGTCAGACATTGCGGCCGCGGCAGGTCATGGAGGCCATGTCCGAGTACTACAATGATTTTCCGGCCTGCGGAGGCCGGTCCGTTCATCGCCTTGCTACCAAGGTGACGATGAAAGTGGAGGAAGCGAGGGAGCATGTGGCCGATTTCATCGGCTGCTCCGATCCATCCTGCATAGTGTTCACCAAGAACTGCACCGAGGCGCTGAACCTGGTGGCAAAGGGTTATCCCTTCCGCAGGGGGGACGCGGTCCTCACCACCGACATGGAGCACAACAGCAATCATGTCCCGTGGTTGCAGCAGCGTGAGGTTATAGGTCTTGAGCACCGGGTGGTAACCACGCCGACCTCAGGCCTTTTCGATGTTGAGAGATATAAGGTGGAGATCTCCACGCAAGTGGCCATGGTGGCCATGGTCCACACCAATAACGTGACCGGTGTCACCATTCCGGACAAGGACATTGTGCAGGAGGCCCACGATCGTGGCGCCCTGGTCATGCTGGACGGGGCCCAGTCCGCAGCTCACCGCCCCATCGATGTCGAGGATTTGGACGTGGACTTCTTTACATTTTCGGCCCACAAGATGCTGGGCCCTTCAGGGGTGGGTGTTCTCTATGGGAAGGAGCATTTGTTGGAGCGCCTTCAGCCGCTGATAGGGGGAGGGGGTTCGGTCGGTCTTACGGACTATGAGAAGGTCACCTTCCTTCCTCCACCAGAGAAGTTCGAGGCGGGCCTCATGAACTACTCCGGGGTCATCGGCACGGGAGCCGCGGTGAGGTACCTGGACGGTCTGGGCATGGACGCGGTGGCCGAGAACGATTCGAAGTTGAACGGGATCGCTACGGTGGGTCTGCGAGAACTTCCTTCGGTATCGATACTGGAGCCTCAGGATGCACGGCATCGCGATGGGATACTGTCCTTTAACATCAGGGGGATGACATCGCATGATGTCGCCATGATCGCGGACGAGGTCGCCAAGGTGGAGATCCGGTCGGGCATGCACTGCATGCACCCCTACTTCCTCTCACGGGGGATAGAGGGTTGCGCTCGCGCCTCCTTCTACATTTACAATACGGAAGAGGAGTGCAGGAGGTTCGTGGACACCATCAAGTTCGTGGCGGACACCTTCTCCAGTTGA
- a CDS encoding tetratricopeptide repeat protein, translating into MKLAARQQDNPNFIKMYHGRLELKVPRKMFKDGTSETVPEEVERFKQTLQARYPWLSRYALDEVIKEAREAMTDHIERSKKAHERARELLARGRVKAALKVIEDHLIVEPEDAEAWYVAAEVLFKLERGEDAFRAMSRARELAPKVGRRER; encoded by the coding sequence ATGAAGCTCGCTGCCCGGCAGCAGGATAACCCCAACTTCATCAAGATGTACCATGGGCGGTTGGAGCTCAAGGTCCCGCGAAAGATGTTCAAGGACGGGACCAGCGAGACCGTTCCCGAGGAGGTGGAGCGCTTCAAGCAGACCCTGCAGGCCCGCTATCCCTGGCTTAGCAGATATGCCCTGGACGAAGTGATAAAGGAGGCCAGGGAGGCCATGACCGATCACATCGAGCGTTCCAAGAAAGCTCATGAGCGGGCCAGGGAACTTCTTGCCCGAGGGAGGGTAAAAGCGGCGTTGAAGGTCATCGAGGACCATCTCATCGTGGAGCCGGAGGATGCGGAGGCCTGGTATGTGGCCGCAGAGGTTCTGTTCAAGCTAGAACGCGGCGAGGACGCGTTCCGAGCGATGAGCCGGGCCAGGGAGCTGGCGCCTAAGGTGGGGAGAAGAGAGCGTTGA
- a CDS encoding cysteine desulfurase yields MDSVYFDNSATTRPDPRVLKAMHPYFNNWYGNPSSLHSFGREAAAAMERAREQVAKAMGAAPREIVFTSGGTESDNLALQGAAYASRDRGDNIITCTIEHHAVLRTCRFLESQGFRVTYLPVDQYGRADPETVKAAITKDTVLVSIMAANNEIGTIENIREIGDIAREGGALFHTDAVQAMTKVPIDVDRDNIDLMAISAHKFHGPKGIGALYMRDGTEVQPLVYGGGQERGLRSSTENVPGIVGMGEAIELGMSEMDESVARMTSIRDRMIEGTLANIDGCYLNGPREGRLCNNAHFRFDYIEGEALIMSLDMRGIAASTGSACSSRETETSHVLQAIGVRKEDARGSLRITLSKMSTLAEAEMYLTTIEEVTAKLRNISPIALLHQGSKGR; encoded by the coding sequence ATGGATAGCGTTTACTTCGATAATAGCGCGACCACCCGTCCCGACCCCAGGGTGCTGAAGGCCATGCACCCCTACTTCAACAATTGGTACGGGAACCCTTCCAGCCTCCATTCGTTCGGGAGGGAGGCCGCTGCCGCCATGGAGAGGGCGAGGGAGCAGGTGGCCAAGGCTATGGGAGCAGCGCCACGAGAGATCGTCTTCACCTCTGGGGGGACGGAGTCGGACAACCTGGCCTTGCAGGGGGCGGCGTACGCGAGCCGCGACCGGGGAGATAATATCATCACATGCACGATCGAGCACCACGCGGTCCTGAGGACCTGCCGTTTCCTCGAGAGCCAGGGGTTCCGCGTTACCTATCTGCCCGTCGACCAGTACGGGCGGGCGGACCCCGAGACGGTGAAGGCGGCGATCACCAAGGACACGGTGCTGGTGTCCATCATGGCTGCCAACAACGAGATCGGTACCATCGAGAACATCCGCGAGATAGGTGATATCGCGAGAGAGGGGGGCGCCCTCTTTCATACCGATGCGGTGCAGGCGATGACCAAGGTACCGATCGATGTGGATCGTGACAACATCGACCTCATGGCCATCTCGGCGCACAAGTTCCACGGCCCCAAGGGCATCGGTGCCCTGTACATGCGGGATGGCACCGAGGTGCAGCCGCTAGTCTATGGCGGGGGCCAGGAAAGGGGCCTGCGCTCATCGACCGAGAACGTCCCGGGTATTGTAGGGATGGGGGAGGCCATCGAGCTGGGGATGTCGGAGATGGACGAGAGCGTCGCGCGCATGACCTCCATACGGGACCGCATGATCGAGGGCACGCTAGCGAACATCGACGGCTGCTATCTCAACGGACCCCGGGAGGGCCGGTTGTGCAACAACGCCCACTTCAGGTTCGACTACATCGAGGGAGAGGCTCTGATCATGAGCCTGGACATGAGGGGCATCGCCGCCTCCACCGGTTCTGCTTGCTCTTCCAGGGAGACAGAGACGTCTCACGTGCTCCAGGCTATCGGCGTGAGGAAGGAGGATGCTCGGGGCTCCCTGCGCATAACCCTATCTAAGATGAGCACCCTAGCTGAAGCGGAGATGTACCTGACCACGATCGAGGAGGTCACCGCGAAGCTCCGGAACATATCGCCGATAGCGCTTCTCCACCAGGGTTCCAAAGGGAGGTAA
- a CDS encoding sulfurtransferase TusA family protein, producing MSEIKIDCTSKNCPIPLIETRKAIRKAAVGDIIEITGDHPASKKEIPMAVDSLGQELVETTEEGKRWRIRIRKIKEG from the coding sequence TTGTCGGAGATCAAGATCGATTGCACGAGTAAGAACTGCCCCATACCCCTGATAGAGACGAGGAAGGCCATCAGGAAGGCGGCAGTGGGCGACATAATCGAGATAACCGGTGACCATCCCGCGTCCAAGAAGGAGATCCCCATGGCCGTCGATTCCCTGGGGCAAGAGCTGGTGGAGACGACCGAGGAGGGGAAGCGGTGGCGCATCCGCATAAGGAAGATCAAGGAGGGTTGA
- a CDS encoding dihydroorotate dehydrogenase: MTTSLEIDLCGTRLRNPTMLASGVMGETGDSLRRVAEAGAGAVVTKSIGLEPRQGYPNPTLVELDDGYINAMGLPGPGIHAFGEEMPIALKGGIPIVGSLFAAIPEDFVTLAVRMQEYGVSAIELNLSCPHAKGYGMEVGVDPDAVANIVRQVKAAIDIPLWSKLTPNTHRLLDVARAVEGAGGDAIVAVNTVKAMAISVEARRPVLFNRTGGLSGPAIKAVGLRCVYELYEAVDIPIIGVGGAETSRDVLEYLMAGAKAVQIGSGVGRKGLGVFQTVCFGLLKYLEENSLTSPSDIVGVAHVQ, from the coding sequence ATGACGACCTCGCTGGAGATCGATCTCTGTGGCACCAGGCTTCGCAACCCCACCATGCTGGCATCCGGAGTGATGGGAGAGACCGGCGATTCCCTGCGGAGGGTGGCAGAGGCGGGGGCGGGGGCCGTGGTGACCAAGTCCATCGGCCTGGAGCCTCGCCAGGGCTACCCCAATCCCACCCTGGTGGAGCTTGACGACGGATACATCAACGCCATGGGACTTCCCGGCCCGGGCATACACGCCTTCGGAGAGGAGATGCCCATCGCCCTCAAGGGAGGCATACCCATAGTAGGCAGTCTGTTCGCCGCCATTCCCGAGGACTTCGTGACCCTGGCCGTTAGGATGCAGGAGTACGGGGTGTCGGCCATCGAACTTAATCTGAGCTGCCCCCATGCCAAGGGCTACGGGATGGAGGTAGGCGTGGACCCCGACGCTGTCGCCAACATCGTGAGGCAGGTGAAGGCGGCCATAGACATCCCCTTATGGTCCAAGCTCACGCCAAACACTCATCGTCTCCTTGATGTCGCTCGCGCGGTAGAAGGTGCAGGAGGGGACGCCATAGTGGCGGTCAATACCGTCAAGGCCATGGCCATCTCCGTGGAGGCCAGACGGCCGGTGCTGTTCAATCGCACTGGGGGGCTGTCGGGACCGGCCATCAAGGCCGTGGGCCTTCGATGCGTCTATGAGCTTTACGAGGCGGTGGATATACCCATTATCGGAGTCGGCGGAGCGGAGACGTCAAGGGACGTGCTGGAGTACCTCATGGCAGGCGCGAAGGCTGTGCAGATAGGCAGCGGGGTGGGACGCAAAGGCCTGGGAGTGTTCCAGACCGTGTGCTTCGGACTGTTGAAATATCTCGAGGAGAACAGTCTTACCTCTCCCTCGGACATAGTGGGGGTGGCCCATGTACAGTGA
- a CDS encoding DUF59 domain-containing protein, whose product MKFPYNETVLEHFKNPRNVGKIEDDDGKAMVGSPACGDMVAVYIKVDDATKVITDIKFESYGCASNIATASIITELAKGKTIEEAKAITWKEAAEALGGLPKVKAHCSVLAVEGLREAILNYEERHGLIKDKVPTTEEVVRRRLKTVMNPLAGLDIVRTDLVKEIKVEEGTVAVAIDLPSNNLFATNISDEIKEKIGSLWDVKEVKVTFNDAL is encoded by the coding sequence ATGAAGTTTCCATACAACGAGACGGTGCTTGAGCACTTTAAGAACCCCCGGAACGTGGGGAAGATCGAGGATGATGACGGGAAGGCGATGGTCGGCAGCCCGGCCTGCGGGGACATGGTGGCCGTATACATCAAGGTGGACGACGCCACGAAGGTGATAACGGACATCAAGTTCGAGTCCTACGGCTGCGCCTCGAACATCGCTACCGCGTCGATCATCACCGAGCTGGCCAAGGGGAAGACCATCGAGGAGGCGAAGGCCATAACCTGGAAAGAGGCGGCGGAGGCGCTGGGTGGGCTCCCCAAGGTCAAAGCACACTGCTCGGTCCTGGCGGTCGAGGGACTGAGGGAGGCCATACTCAACTACGAGGAGAGGCATGGACTCATCAAGGACAAGGTCCCCACGACCGAGGAGGTCGTGCGGAGGCGTCTGAAGACGGTCATGAACCCCCTGGCGGGGCTGGACATCGTGAGGACCGACCTGGTCAAGGAGATCAAGGTGGAGGAGGGGACCGTGGCGGTGGCGATCGATCTGCCGTCGAACAACCTGTTCGCCACCAACATCAGCGACGAGATCAAGGAGAAGATCGGCAGCCTATGGGACGTCAAGGAGGTAAAGGTCACATTCAACGATGCGCTGTAG
- a CDS encoding cysteine desulfurase, whose translation MTNKIHYLDNSATTKLDERVLEEMKPYFLEHYAVATSEFGYSMGLDAREALDNARESLAKCLEAPAEDMAFTSGDTESSNMALKGVTKALRKKGSHVIISKIEDFPVLNSARTLEQDGLRVTYLDVDGEGLLDLDKLQSSIAADTVLVSVQHANQEIGTVQDIKAIADICHDKKVLYHADATHTFRRLPLDVSRVPVDLLTISAHTIHGPRGVGGLYIRGKTPISKWMDGGFQESNRRAGLENIPGAIGFAKAASLVTEEENIYIRGMRDRLIRKVLDTIPDTMINGSATSRTPQNANITFHYVEGESMTLHLDMSGFEVSTGSACFSRTLEASHVIMGIGGNHERAHGSIRFSFSRFNTTEDVDAVVESISAIVANLRRISPLKK comes from the coding sequence ATGACCAATAAGATCCACTACCTGGATAACTCAGCGACGACCAAGCTTGACGAAAGGGTCCTGGAGGAGATGAAGCCCTACTTCCTGGAGCATTATGCGGTGGCCACATCGGAGTTCGGCTACTCCATGGGGCTGGATGCGAGGGAGGCCCTGGACAACGCCAGGGAGTCACTAGCCAAGTGCCTGGAGGCGCCGGCGGAGGACATGGCGTTCACTTCCGGGGACACGGAGTCCAGCAACATGGCGCTGAAAGGGGTGACCAAGGCCCTGAGGAAGAAGGGGAGCCACGTGATAATATCCAAGATCGAGGACTTTCCTGTCCTCAACAGCGCCCGGACCCTGGAGCAGGACGGTCTCCGCGTAACCTACCTGGACGTGGACGGGGAAGGCCTGCTGGACCTGGACAAATTGCAGTCGAGCATCGCCGCCGATACCGTGCTGGTGTCCGTCCAGCACGCTAACCAGGAGATCGGCACGGTCCAGGATATCAAGGCCATCGCTGACATCTGCCACGACAAGAAGGTGCTCTACCACGCCGACGCCACCCACACCTTCCGGCGGCTGCCCCTGGACGTGTCCAGGGTGCCGGTGGACCTGCTCACGATCTCGGCGCACACTATACACGGGCCGAGGGGCGTGGGCGGACTGTACATACGCGGCAAGACGCCCATCTCCAAGTGGATGGACGGTGGCTTCCAGGAGTCGAACCGTAGGGCGGGATTGGAAAACATCCCCGGGGCCATCGGCTTCGCCAAAGCCGCGTCATTGGTGACCGAGGAGGAGAACATTTACATCCGGGGGATGAGGGACCGCCTCATCCGCAAGGTCCTTGACACCATACCTGATACGATGATCAATGGATCCGCCACGAGCAGGACACCGCAGAACGCCAACATCACCTTCCACTACGTGGAAGGAGAATCAATGACGCTGCACCTGGACATGAGCGGGTTCGAGGTCAGCACCGGCTCGGCGTGCTTCAGCCGGACGCTGGAGGCGAGCCACGTGATCATGGGCATCGGCGGCAACCATGAACGCGCTCATGGGTCCATACGCTTCAGCTTCAGCCGCTTCAATACAACGGAGGACGTGGATGCGGTGGTGGAGTCCATATCAGCGATCGTAGCTAATCTTAGGAGGATAAGTCCGTTGAAGAAGTAG
- a CDS encoding iron-sulfur cluster assembly scaffold protein has product MAYGVKVIEHFMNPRNVGEMKDASGVGKAANDVDGDVVVIYLKVKDDVIEDVSFQTFGCVAAIASSSMFTEMVKGKRIDEAVKIDKAAVADAFEKGMPESKVSCSILAPEALRKAIDDYRHRSG; this is encoded by the coding sequence ATGGCGTACGGTGTCAAGGTCATTGAGCACTTCATGAACCCCCGGAACGTTGGCGAGATGAAGGACGCCAGCGGCGTGGGCAAGGCCGCCAACGATGTCGATGGGGATGTAGTGGTCATATACCTCAAGGTGAAGGACGACGTCATCGAGGATGTGAGCTTTCAGACCTTCGGGTGCGTGGCAGCCATCGCCTCTAGCAGCATGTTCACGGAGATGGTCAAAGGCAAGCGGATCGACGAGGCTGTCAAGATCGACAAGGCTGCGGTCGCCGACGCTTTCGAGAAGGGTATGCCGGAGAGTAAGGTGAGCTGCTCCATCCTGGCGCCCGAGGCCCTCAGGAAGGCGATAGATGATTATCGGCATAGGTCCGGCTGA
- a CDS encoding carboxypeptidase regulatory-like domain-containing protein: MRSFTKNIRRDKDAGIEGLPLQLMIMVVVAGLGTAILLGWMGGIRAPNAIEAVYSNPSELVLNDNDRDGIHARSGITLTITVLDKSGEAVQGATVLLDGCNIKTSDGKQVHGTTDVSGKVTFTGLSASQIGKSVGYLTVSATKSGMGTDGSLTIPVISE; encoded by the coding sequence ATGAGATCGTTCACCAAGAACATCCGCAGGGACAAGGACGCAGGGATCGAGGGTCTGCCGTTGCAGCTCATGATAATGGTCGTCGTGGCCGGGCTAGGTACAGCAATTTTGCTGGGATGGATGGGAGGCATAAGGGCCCCTAATGCGATAGAGGCCGTATACTCGAACCCCAGCGAACTGGTGCTCAATGACAACGATCGCGATGGCATCCATGCAAGGAGCGGCATAACTCTGACCATAACCGTGTTGGACAAGAGCGGCGAGGCCGTACAAGGCGCCACTGTCCTGCTGGATGGGTGCAACATAAAGACAAGCGATGGGAAGCAGGTCCACGGCACCACGGACGTGTCAGGTAAGGTCACCTTTACAGGCCTCAGCGCTTCCCAGATCGGAAAATCTGTAGGATATCTAACGGTCAGCGCTACCAAGAGCGGCATGGGGACCGATGGTTCCCTGACCATCCCGGTGATCTCGGAGTGA
- a CDS encoding NAD(FAD)-dependent dehydrogenase — protein MADRATIILHSGEMDKVYSALIVGNGALSMGMEATIYFTFWGLQRLRKGGLDKGKLSRMNMLGLGRSMVKGRMEKAGVASLDKLMSDYRELGGKVIACEMTMEVMGIKREDLRTELIDEFGAVGTYVNDAKQSKITLFI, from the coding sequence GTGGCCGACCGGGCGACGATAATTCTTCACAGCGGCGAGATGGACAAGGTCTATAGCGCCCTCATCGTCGGGAACGGCGCACTATCCATGGGCATGGAGGCGACCATCTACTTCACCTTCTGGGGCCTGCAGAGGCTCAGGAAGGGAGGACTGGACAAGGGCAAGCTGTCGAGGATGAACATGCTCGGCCTGGGCCGGTCCATGGTCAAGGGGAGGATGGAGAAGGCAGGCGTGGCCAGCCTCGACAAGCTGATGAGCGATTACCGGGAATTGGGTGGGAAGGTGATCGCCTGCGAGATGACCATGGAGGTCATGGGAATCAAGAGGGAGGACCTGCGGACCGAGCTGATCGATGAGTTCGGGGCGGTGGGAACGTACGTGAACGATGCGAAACAATCCAAGATCACGCTATTCATATGA
- a CDS encoding dihydroorotate dehydrogenase electron transfer subunit, translating to MYSEAVRIQQRVEEGKGITTLRFPLGTKVRPGQFVMVWVPGVDEVPMSVSFIGTMGGITVKEVGEATRALSSLKEGDVLGVRGPYGNGWNLPTGRVLCVGGGVGMAPIMTAVEGIADRSRVDVAIGARNAGEIIFEDRARQASDDVRTTTDDGSYGLKGTVVALADQMMKEKRYDVVLGCGPEIMNRYLLKACNENHVPCQLSLERLMKCGAGLCGSCVIDGLRVCADGPVFTGEQVERMTEFGKWKRDDAGLRISL from the coding sequence ATGTACAGTGAAGCGGTGAGAATACAGCAACGGGTGGAGGAAGGAAAAGGCATCACCACCCTGAGGTTCCCCCTGGGGACGAAGGTCAGGCCGGGGCAGTTCGTGATGGTGTGGGTCCCGGGTGTGGACGAGGTCCCTATGTCCGTCTCCTTCATCGGCACCATGGGCGGCATCACCGTGAAGGAGGTGGGGGAGGCCACAAGGGCACTGTCCTCGCTAAAGGAGGGAGATGTCCTTGGTGTGCGCGGACCGTACGGCAACGGGTGGAACCTGCCTACGGGTCGGGTGCTGTGCGTCGGCGGGGGCGTAGGGATGGCGCCCATCATGACCGCGGTGGAGGGCATCGCCGATAGGTCCAGGGTGGACGTGGCCATAGGCGCCCGCAACGCTGGAGAGATAATATTCGAGGATAGGGCCCGCCAAGCGTCGGACGACGTGCGAACCACTACGGACGACGGCAGCTACGGCCTCAAGGGCACCGTGGTCGCTTTGGCCGACCAGATGATGAAGGAGAAGAGATACGATGTGGTCCTGGGCTGCGGCCCCGAGATCATGAACCGCTACCTGCTGAAGGCCTGCAATGAGAACCACGTCCCCTGCCAGCTATCCCTGGAGAGGCTTATGAAGTGCGGGGCCGGACTGTGCGGCTCCTGCGTCATCGACGGCCTCCGGGTATGCGCCGACGGCCCGGTGTTCACCGGGGAGCAGGTAGAGCGGATGACCGAGTTCGGAAAGTGGAAGAGGGACGACGCCGGTCTTAGGATCAGCCTCTAG
- the aksA gene encoding homoaconitate hydratase (in Methanococcus jannaschii this protein catalyzes the condensation of alpha-ketoglutarate and acetyl-CoA to form trans-homoaconitate; functions in alphaketosuberate synthesis which is a precursor in coenzyme B and biotin synthesis), which yields MDHVAVSPYNPVLRDARVIVYDSTLRDGEQTPGVAFTPEQKLTIARMLDEAHVHQIEAGFPAISESEVRTIKEISAAGLDADILGLSRVTKGDVDAAVDAGVDLILLFVGTSEIHLKYKMKKTREEVLAMTAEALDHCKARGVPASVSAEDTTRTDPDFLMRFYREAEANGAVRVGVTDTLGCATPEAITDLVRMAVKEVKVPVALHLHNDFGLSTANAIAGVKAGASAVTTTVNGIGERAGNVPLEQFVVALKYLYGLDIGIDCTKMKALSDIICNLSGLHKPRNQPLVGTNVFAHESGIHVAAILNCPMTYESIPPEAVGNERHIIMGKKTGVNYVKRRLEEMRVEASDQQAAEICRRIKELGEKVGRVSNHEFNHIVDEVVPRG from the coding sequence ATGGACCACGTCGCGGTCAGCCCCTACAACCCCGTCCTGAGGGACGCTCGGGTGATAGTGTACGATTCTACCTTGCGAGACGGTGAGCAGACACCTGGGGTGGCCTTCACCCCCGAGCAGAAGCTGACCATCGCCAGGATGCTTGACGAGGCCCATGTCCACCAGATAGAGGCAGGTTTTCCGGCGATATCGGAGAGCGAGGTGCGAACTATAAAGGAGATATCCGCCGCGGGATTGGACGCGGACATCCTAGGCCTGTCCAGGGTCACCAAGGGGGACGTCGATGCCGCAGTGGACGCGGGCGTGGACCTGATCCTGCTCTTCGTGGGCACCTCGGAGATACACCTCAAGTACAAGATGAAGAAGACCCGCGAAGAGGTCCTGGCCATGACCGCCGAGGCCCTTGACCACTGCAAGGCCCGGGGGGTACCCGCTTCAGTGAGCGCCGAGGACACCACCCGCACCGATCCCGATTTCCTCATGAGGTTCTACCGCGAGGCCGAGGCCAACGGTGCGGTCAGGGTAGGAGTGACCGACACCCTAGGATGCGCGACCCCCGAGGCCATCACTGACCTGGTGCGCATGGCGGTCAAGGAGGTCAAGGTGCCGGTGGCGCTGCACCTCCATAATGACTTCGGACTATCCACGGCCAACGCCATCGCCGGCGTGAAGGCGGGGGCGTCCGCGGTCACTACCACCGTCAACGGCATCGGTGAGAGAGCGGGCAATGTGCCTCTAGAGCAGTTCGTCGTGGCCCTCAAGTACCTATACGGTCTGGACATCGGCATCGATTGCACCAAGATGAAGGCGCTCTCGGATATCATTTGCAATCTCTCCGGCCTGCACAAGCCCCGGAACCAGCCCCTGGTAGGCACGAACGTGTTCGCCCACGAGTCCGGGATCCACGTGGCGGCGATCCTCAACTGCCCCATGACCTATGAGTCCATACCGCCTGAGGCGGTGGGGAACGAGCGCCACATCATCATGGGCAAGAAGACCGGGGTCAACTACGTGAAGAGGAGACTGGAGGAGATGCGGGTAGAGGCCAGCGATCAGCAGGCCGCGGAGATTTGCCGGCGCATCAAGGAGCTGGGGGAGAAGGTGGGAAGGGTAAGCAACCACGAGTTCAATCACATCGTGGATGAGGTTGTACCTAGAGGCTGA
- a CDS encoding DUF4352 domain-containing protein translates to MNCPKCGLPVEPGTAFCTNCGQAINVQEQSPPPTSPAPAASAKPARSGRNMLPIIAVIAVVAVVAIAAIALALGGGGSKAGDDGITNSNSHLSMTVNSANGYLSTEPYAQADEGNLLVMIYANLTNRDSTSKWISPFYLKLTCSDDIAYETSMMVDTFDSTQLSKNEKMDMYAAFEIPEGVTPKALTYDDGTNSITVDLPSGFADLTLPVYVNLEVVSITDADSGYISFQPEEGNKFVNVTVKLTNLMGKLLDTEVYHFKLATADGQVHNPTIWVNPIIPDGLQPGAQATMVIPFEISVDTTPTQLQYNNFMSRTNVNI, encoded by the coding sequence ATGAACTGTCCAAAATGCGGCCTGCCCGTGGAACCCGGCACCGCCTTCTGCACCAACTGCGGTCAGGCGATAAATGTCCAGGAGCAGAGCCCCCCACCGACATCTCCGGCGCCAGCGGCGTCGGCCAAGCCTGCGAGGAGTGGAAGGAACATGCTGCCCATCATAGCCGTGATAGCCGTGGTGGCAGTGGTGGCGATAGCCGCCATCGCCCTGGCCCTGGGGGGAGGGGGTAGCAAGGCCGGGGACGATGGAATTACCAATTCCAATTCCCATCTCTCCATGACCGTAAACAGCGCAAATGGATACCTGTCGACCGAACCTTACGCCCAGGCCGATGAGGGTAACCTGTTGGTGATGATCTACGCGAACCTCACCAACAGGGACTCCACTTCGAAGTGGATTTCGCCGTTCTACCTGAAGCTCACCTGCTCGGACGATATCGCCTACGAGACCAGCATGATGGTCGATACGTTCGATTCCACCCAGCTCTCCAAGAACGAGAAGATGGACATGTATGCGGCCTTTGAGATCCCGGAGGGGGTCACGCCTAAGGCCTTGACATATGATGATGGGACGAACAGCATCACAGTGGACCTCCCTTCCGGTTTCGCCGACCTCACGCTGCCGGTATATGTCAACCTCGAGGTCGTCAGCATCACCGATGCCGATTCTGGATACATCTCGTTCCAACCTGAAGAGGGCAACAAGTTCGTGAACGTCACCGTGAAGCTGACCAATCTCATGGGAAAGCTGCTGGATACCGAGGTCTATCACTTTAAGTTGGCGACCGCCGACGGCCAGGTGCACAATCCCACAATCTGGGTGAATCCAATCATACCCGATGGCCTTCAGCCAGGTGCCCAAGCTACGATGGTGATACCTTTCGAGATATCCGTGGACACCACACCCACGCAGCTGCAGTACAATAATTTCATGAGCAGGACGAATGTGAACATCTGA